The DNA region AAGCTGGCATACGAAAACAACCCGGGCGAGCCCTTCGACGTTGTCGCCCACAAATGGGCGGACCTGGTGAAGGAGCGCAGCAACGGCGAGGTCGAGCTCGAACTCTACCCCAGCTCCCAGCTCGGCAGCAAAAAGGACGTGCTGGAGATGGCCATGATGGGGGTCAACGTCATCACCATCACCGACGCCGGCTTTCTCGCGGATTACGTCCCGGACTTCGGCATCCTCGTCGGCCCCTACCTGGCCAAGGACGCGAAGGACATCTTCAAGCTCTTCAAGACAGATTGGTTCAAGGGCCTCGACGAACAACTGCAGCAGAAGGGCCTGCACATCGTCACGCCCAACTGGATGTTCGGCGTTCGCCATCTGCTGACCACGAAACCCGTGGAAAAGCCTGAAGATCTGCACGGCTTGAAGATTCGCGTGCCCAACAACAGGATGCAGATCGCCACCCTCAAGGCCATGGGCGCAACGCCGACTCCCATGCCCCTGAGCGAGGTCTACCCGGGCCTGACGCAGGGCGTCATCGACGGCGCGGAGAATACATTGCCTGTCATCTACGGGCAGAAGTTCTTCGAGCCTGCCCGTTATCTCGATCTCGTCGGGTACATGACCATGACGGCGCAGTGGGTCGGCGGCCAGGCCTTCTTCGACACCCTTCCTCCTGAGACGGTGCAGCTCCTGCACGAG from Oceanidesulfovibrio marinus includes:
- a CDS encoding C4-dicarboxylate TRAP transporter substrate-binding protein, whose product is MSLRKSAVVSLLSLAVCCLCFSGAAMAKTVVKLAYENNPGEPFDVVAHKWADLVKERSNGEVELELYPSSQLGSKKDVLEMAMMGVNVITITDAGFLADYVPDFGILVGPYLAKDAKDIFKLFKTDWFKGLDEQLQQKGLHIVTPNWMFGVRHLLTTKPVEKPEDLHGLKIRVPNNRMQIATLKAMGATPTPMPLSEVYPGLTQGVIDGAENTLPVIYGQKFFEPARYLDLVGYMTMTAQWVGGQAFFDTLPPETVQLLHETGDEAGDISKQLLAADGKEDMAIIEKMKNEGVTVVEVDTTPFREATKSVYDEFPEWTPGLYDKVQKLLEQ